A window of Chlorobium phaeobacteroides DSM 266 genomic DNA:
AGAATCATGTAAAATACGTAAGCGCCATAGGTAACACTGCTCCGTCAGACCATATTTCGCAAACATTTATCTCCTCAGCGACGCATCATCCGGCTCACGCCTGCTCTTTAAATCCCCGGCAGTCAGGCATCATCTGCATGGGACAATCCAGCTTCAATAACGAAAATCCGGGAAAACAACCGACGTACCACAGAATATTCCCTGCTCCGACAGCTTCGCTGTTGGGCCTCAATCGACAATCACAACGCCTGAAAGCTCACACGACTGGCGCTTTCCAATCGTCGGTTAGACTTATTCCCCCCTGTTCCCATTTCCAGGTTATCTGCTGATAGGTAAAGCTCAATTCTTCACGTTCGGAAGGCCACGAAGCAGCACCGGGAAGTATATCTGATTTCCTCAGCATCCTGATGCCTGACAAACCGGCGTTCAACAGACGTATCGTGTAATACGGCATATCCCGGCCTGCGCCATCTTTATGACAGAACTGGAGCACCACTTCATTAATATTCTCGTTTGTGATTAAAGCTCTCATAAACAAAGGGCTCGCTCCATCGATATCTTTGACAACAGTCACAGGCTTGTGCATCCGCTTTCCTGTCGGCAAACCAGATCCCGGATCTCTTGGAGACACAACCTCGTACGAACAGCCATGCACCCGGAATGAATCCTGTCTGCCTGCCAGGGTCACAGGGCCCTTGATTTTTCCCTGAATCTGACCGATGACGATCATGTATGCATTATTTACCATTACCAGCTCATGTAAAAGGGTTTATGATAAAAAACAACGGTAAGACCTGACAAAGCCCCAATTCCAAAGGTAGATAGAGAGGCATAAATCACCGTACCGTTTTTTTCTGCTGCTTTGCATGTCCGGTTTACGATATCCTGCCAGCCTTTATCATCGGGTACAATGTCTGAAAGCTCGACTCCACAAACCATCACATGATGCAACGATCCCTGTTGCGTCCAGTTTCGCTCCCCTTGGCATGGCTTGCTCTCCTTTACTGGTTCACGACCAATAACTGCTCCGTTACAAGAAAATAGAAAATGAATTATTAATTACCTCCGTCCCTTACGCCATATAATCTCCTGCGCCAGGTGCTGAGCTATGAGTGCTGGGTTTGCAAGAACATATGTTCGCTTTCTGCAGTTTCCGGTTTTCCGGATCGTACACGTTCCATCAAATGTTGTCGAGTATTGACTGAACCATACAATCGGTTTACCGACAGCGGATCGCTCCCGGATTTCCGGTTTACCGAATGCGTTGTCCCGGAAGAACGGCAAACCGGAAAATTGAAATTAAAGGTGTTCACAGGGTTTTACCCTGGAGCGGCATCGGTATGCCGCTCCAACGGGATCAGGGATGAGTGCGTCGACTGGATTCAGCCGGACTGATGCTGCGGGGAGTTGCGTTTCCCTATTCGAACTCGATCAGCGCCTGGCCGCTCTTGACGGCCTCTCCCGGCGAAGCCATGATGGCTTTGACGATCCCTGCTGTATGAGCGGTGATATTGGTTTCCATTTTCATGGCCTCCAGTACCACCAGCAGGTCGTTGACCTGTAACGTTTGCCCTACCTGCACATTGACCCGCTGCACAATTCCGACTATGGGGCTGCGGCAGACCTTGTCGTCAGGCAGACCATCCGCAATGGGCTGCACCTGAGGTCGTGGTGCGAGAAAAGGTACCGGTCGTATTGACTGGATGGTTGAAGTGGATTCCGGAAACAAGGCCGGCATGCGCACTTCTTCTCCTTCCAGCACTTCCACATCTACCACATATTTTTTTCCGTCTATGGTCAAAATCAACTGCACGATGCAACTCCTTATTTGTTGATACTGAAGGTATGCGAGGACTGGATTGAAACCCTGCCCTGCTGAGACCAGGAGCTTTGCCCCTGGTCACTGATAAAGCGGGCTTTGCAAACCCGTACGTTTTTTCCGAGATAGGCCGCTATGGAGGCCGACATGATGATCAGGAGTTCCGGTGTTATTTCCGGCTCCTTCTCAGGTAGTTCCTGTTCGTTCATGGTTACTCTGTTCATTATGGTTACAGGGGAATCAGGCCATGCTTTTTCTGAGGCCTGAACTCCCGTTTGGAATGAAGAATGTCGAGAGCCAGGGCCAGATATCGCCGGGTGTCGGCCGGCTCGATAATATCGTCAACATGGAGGCGTGAAGCTGAAACGTACGGGGTGGAAAATGTATCCCTGTACTCTGTAATCAACTCCTGACGGCGTAATACCGGATCTTCCGCTTTCTTGATCTCGTTGCGGAAAATCACATCAACGGCGCCTTCCGCTCCCATGACCGCAATTTCCGCTGTCGGCCAGGAAATGACCCTGTCGGCATCCAGATCCTTGCAACACATGGCCAGATAGGCTCCGCCATATGCCTTACGCATGATAACGGTAATTTTCGGCACCGTGGCCGCAGAGTAGGCAAAAAGCATTTTAGCGCCGTGGCGGATGATACCACCATACTCCTGCTCGACACCTGGAAGAAAGCCCGGGACATCAACAAAAGTAAGAAGCGGTATATTGAAGGCATTGCAGAAGCGAATGAAACGGGCCGCCTTGTCCGATGCGTTGATATCAAGCACCCCGGCCATGACACACGGCTGATTTGCCACAATTCCTACCGAACGGCCTTGAAGTCTGGCGAAGCCGATGACGATGTTGGAGGCAAAAAAGGCCTGCACCTCCATGAAATCAGCGTGATCCACAACATGGCCGATCACGTCGCGAACATCGTAGCTCTGTTTAGGGTCAACGGGAACAATCTCGTTAAGCTGTTTGTCAGGAAGGATAGTCTCTTCTGCTTCCTTGCGTGGCGGATCCTCCAGATTGTTGGAAGGAAGGAACGAAAGCAGGCGCTTGCAGATGGCAATGGCATCCATATCATCCTCAGCAATGAAATGAACCACGCCGGAGATGTTCATCTGGGCTGCCGGACCACCAAGATCTTCCGAACTGACCTCTTCACCGGTTACGGCCTTGATAACCGAAGGTCCGGTGATAAAAATGCGGGCTGACTTCGTCTGGATGATAAAGTCGGTCAGGGCGGGGCTGTAAGCCGCCCCGCCGGCACAGGGGCCACAGATAAGCGAAATCTGCGGTACCACGCCGGAAAGCATGACGTTGTTGTAGAAAACCTTGCCGTAACCGGAAAGGCTGTCGATTCCCTCCTGTATACGGGCTCCACCGGAATCGTTGATCATGATGAATGGCGAACCGGTTTTCAGAGAGGACTGCATCATCTGGACGATCTTTGCGGAATGGATCTCACCTACAGAGCCACCGCCAACCGTAAAGTCCTGACAGGCAATATGCACAAGTCGACTGTTGACGCTGCCTGCTCCGGTGACTACCCCGTCCGCATGCATCTCTTTTTCGGCCATACCGAAAAGTGTTCCGCGATGACGGGCGAAAAGTCCTGTTTCCTGAAAGCTGTCCTGATCGAGAAGAACATTGAGACGCTCGCGGGCGGTCAGACTGCCACCTTCGTGCTGCTTCTCAATCCGCGCCACTCCCCCACCGAGCTGTATTTCATCTTTACGCTGGTTCAGCTCCTGTATTTTCTGGTCAATATTCATGTTTGTTCGCCTGTGTTTACTGGTATGGCGCTACCGTCACCTTATGCTGCCGACCACTCATGGTCACTGAGTAGGTGATGGGGCCGGTTATGATGCCCTGATGTCCTTCGGGCGGGTGCGTTTCGGAAGCACCGGTAAGAGGATCCTTACCCAGATTACGAGGACCTTCGTGACGTTCTGCAAAATATTTCGGGGCCACCTGTGGAAACATGCTGTAGGTAAGAACATCCTCGTCCGTACCGTTGCAGCCGCTGAGAGCCAGAGCTGCCGAACGAAGTTTCTGCCACTCCGGTTTCATGAGATCAGCCGGCCTGCAGGTTATGGGTTCTTTTGCTGCATGGGCGCGCGCAAATTCAACTACCTCAGGATTTTTCTCTCCCGGCACTTCTCCATAGTAGCCAAGCATGAGATCGGCGAATTCGCCCGTCAGCACTGCATATCTTCCCATTAGAACATTCAGCACTGCCTGGGTGCCGACAATCTGGCTGGTAGGGGTTACGAGAGGCACGTAACCGGTATCTTTGCGAACCAGAGGAATCTCCTCCAGCACCTCCTTAATACGATCGCCGCCGCCCTGCTGCCTGAGCTGGTTCTCCATGTTTGAGAGCATTCCGCCAGGGATCTGGCTTCTGAAAATCTCCGTATCCACTCCGATAACCTTCGACTGGTACTCGCTGTATCTCCCCAGCACTTCCGAGAAATGCTCCTTGACCCGCAGAATTTTTTCCTGATTGACCTTTGTAGTATAACCTGTTCCTTCAAGCATCTCAACAAAACTCTCCGTAGGATTGTGCCCCGGCCCGAGACTCATGGAGCTGATGGCGGTGTCCACGCAATCAACCCCTGCCTCGACAGCCTTCATGAGACTCACAAGGGTGACACCGGTCGTTGCATGCGCATGCAAGTGCACACGCAACTCCTTGCCGCACGCATCCTTAATCCCCTTGACCAGATCAAATGCCGCCTGGGGCTTGATAAGTGCAGCCATATCCTTGATACAGATTGAGTCAATACCCATATCCTGAAGCCTTCGAGCCTGATCGACAAACATTTCGGTGGTGTGGATCGGGCTGACTGTATAGGATATCGTGCCCTGAGCGTGTCCACCAGCCGTCCTGACCGCCCGGACAGAGGTTTCGATGTTTCTGAGGTCATTGAGGGCATCGAAAATCCGGAAAATGTCAATACCGTTTTCCACAGACTTCTGACAGAAACGCTGCACAACCTCATCCTCATAGTGGCGATATCCCAAAAGATTCTGACCGCGCAAGAGCATCTGCAGCGGAGTTTTTGGCATCAGACTCTTGAACGTGCGCAGTCTATCCCAGGGATCTTCGTTCAGATAGCGAATGCAGGCGTCGTAGGTAGCTCCGCCCCAGCACTCGATCGACCAGAAACCTGCTTCGTCAAGATCAGCACATGCTCCAATCATGTCGTCGATACCCAGTCGGGTGGCCATAAGGCTCTGATGGGCGTCCCGCAGGGTAAGCTCGGTAATATCTATAATTCTATTAATGATAACTCCAGACTCTTAAAGTTGGCAATACGATATGTTCCGATAACCGGCAATCGATATTTTGCAGGATATCCGGAAAACGTATCAAATTTTTCTGCGGGCAATATAGCACATTTGCCCCCAATAAGCATGACAAGTTTGTCAAACACGGCATTACAGGAAAAAGAACGAAACCTGGCAACAAAAGCCTTTCCGACATTATCAGGCAACTTGACACCGAATAAACCAAATCATGCAAGGATCAACTCCGCCTTTCCATCTTTTTTTTCTGCGCATGCAGCTTGCCGCATTCGTCGTGACTCGGAACTTCCGTGCCTTTTTTTTCAAGCGATAAACCGAAATCGCAAACGTACTTCATCGCCGGTTTTTTCTTATCGAAGCCAACCTGCCTCGTTGATACCCCACACGCAGCAAAAGCGAGGTTATTCCAGCTTCCCGGCACACCGGATCAAAATATCCTCAGATAAGCCTGAAGCGCTCGTCAACAGAGAACGGCAAGCTCATTGGGAATCCATGCAAATCACGTGAAATCTTGAACAATAAAAAAATAAGGCTCCAACCATGCATAAACCGGCATGGAGGGATGTCCCGCTCAGCGGTTTATCCTTGTTCCAAAAGGCAAATCCCGACAATGAGAATAATGATGACAATATCCTGCATCATCATTCAATTGACCCAAACTGAATGACTGGAAACCAATCAGGTTAGCCGGAACCTGAAGTGGACGAAACTCGGCGGTGGCATACCGGGGTGTATCGCTACTGCCCGATTATTATTGACATATCCTTATACGCTACTATTTCGAGCATCACCGAACACATGCGCAGGCCTGTTCAGAAAAAGTCCGCTGCTCAAATCCGTCGTATCGATCGGACAATTACGACAATTGTAACCGGGATTATGGACATAATAACTCAATATGCTTACCGCTTATACCAAGGGATGATCCCTTTTTCAGGGAAGAACGCAATTCGTTACATTGAAAACATCCACTCTTCGGATTACTGTAAGGCAGCGCAAATGCCTTCCAAAAACCTTCACCACAAAACAGGGAGCGTTCATTATGAAGCAGATCCCCCGATCAATCAGTCCGGAAATTGCAGCATCTCAGCTTCAGGTCATGGACATAACGATGAACTGCCGTGTGCTTGGCAGTGGTCACCCGCTTCTGATGATCATGGGTTACGGAAGCACAATGAACCTGTGGGAATCAACGCTGCTTGAAAAGCTTGCTGAACACTTCAAGGTCATTGTGTTCGACAATCGGGGAATTGGCGGCACGCAAACGGGAACGCAGCCTTTTTCCATCGGGCAGTTTGCCGAAGACAGTGCAGCGCTTCTGCAATCGCTGGATGTCGAACATGCGCATGTGCTTGGATGGTCGATGGGATCGCTGATCGCACAGGAACTCGCCTTGCGGCATCCCTCCCTGATCAGCAAACTGATTCTCTACGCTGCCCATTGCGATGCAAAAATGTTTCCGCCTTCACCTGAGGTGCTGACAATGCTCACCGACACATCCGGAACACCTGAAGAGCGCGGCATGCGATACATCAGCACGCTTTTTCCCGAAAACTGGCTCCATGGTAATGGTCAGCGCATGAAAGAGATCTTTTTTCGGCCCATGGGTACAATACCTGAAGAGAGCGTCGGCAGGCAGGCCGCGGCAATTGACGAATGGAACGGAACAACCGGAAAGCTTGGAGAGATCACCTGCCCGACGCTTCTGATTACCGGTTCTGAGGATAAACTGACGGTTCCTGATAATGCGAGGTATATGTCCGAAAGGATTCCCGATGCTGAACTGATCATTATCGAAAACGGCGGCCATGGCCTTATGTTCCAGTATCCTGAAATTTTCCGCGACAGCGTAATCGGCTTTCTCGGATAAGCGAAACATGATACCATAGAGGGCGACGAACATGAAAAGCGAGCTGTTAAACCGGAAGCACCCGTTCGCCTTCCGCCAGATTCGTCTCCTTCATAAGCAACGGCAACTTCCTGCCGATGTTTATTGCAATGGTTCGTGAGATTTTTTTCGATCCATTACATTATTCAGGCGAGCCGGGGGATTATCGTACGATGCATTTTACAGAAGATTCCAGGATCTGAAGACGTTTTCCACGATAGCACGGGCAGCTTTGCCTGAAGGATATTCCCCGCCGGTAATGTTGCAGGCGAATACGTATTCGGCTCCCCCGCTCTCAAGAAAACCGACGAACCAGCCCAGCTCCCCGTTTCCGTCCGCACTCTTTCCTGATCCGGTCTTGCCGTAGAGCTTCCCTTTCGGGGTTTCCGCAACCAGCATGACGTCACGAAGTATCTTCAACTGCTTTCCGGAAAACGGGAGCCTGCCGTCGAGCAGTTTGTTCAACAGCGCGACCTGCTCGTTAGCGCTGATCAGTATTCCTCTGTTTCCCGCCCGGGGAAGCCAGAAGGTATCGATCCCTGCGGAAATCTCACGATTACCATAGTCGATCCGCTCGATATACGTTTTCATCCGTTCAGGGCCGATATCTCTTGCCAGCAACTGAAACGCAGGTACCGCCGAAACCCGAAACGCCTCGCGGAGAGTCAAATCGCGGTTCCACTCTTCGATATCGCGATGCACGCCATCCCAGACATACCAGGGATCATCGGCTCTCTTGATCAGACCAAGCTGCAATCCGATAAGGGTATTATAGATCTTGAAAGTTGAACAGGGAGACAAGCGCCGTGCGCTGAGCGCAGGGTTCACATCGGATACAACTCCCGAGGAACGGTTAACGATTACCAGCGCCGTATCATAGGCGCCGAAAAGCTTTGTGTCGATCTCCTGAGCGCCCGAACATGCAGGGAAGCCAAGGCAAAGCAGAAGCAGAACTATCAGCAGTTTCCTCATCCAGGCCACCTTTTCCGATTTCGATATTCACAATTTTCGGCCGCACCGTTTCCAGACGCTCTTCTGAGACATCCAGATCCTGACAACTCCGTTGAAAGTCCGCATCAGCTTTCAATCCGATAATCACCATAACGCTGATAATTGAATGATACGAATACAGCACGGAACTGTTCTCACCAGTTTTTCAAGAAGGATACCTCACTCATCAACTTTTTTCACCTGTAAATAAATCTATTGTGAACCCGGATTTTCAGACAAAGGTTTATGGCGGTAATCGATTGAAATACCTGCCGGTAAACCGTTCTTTCCATGTACAACGCATTAATCTGAGGGTGAAAACCATTCATTTCGAGCTGAAGCGAAACAAACAAAACAAAGAGCTATTCAAAATAAAACCAACCGCTTCTGCTCTCTCACCGGAAATTATGGCACTCTTGTTTTCGAGCTTTCAAGAGGTATACCTTGATCTTTGACTTTTATTAAAAAAGCAAAAAAAACAAAAGCTTTTACGCTATTGCACTCCGTTCTCCTTGCGTGATCATTTATTATATTGCTGATAGACTGTTTTTCAGGTTGAATTTGCATGTTCTTCTGTACAGTGAAACAATGATCAGTGAAAGGTCATGATACAATTGAGCGATCCATGTTTTGATGAGTGGATTGAAGCACATATCGATAACATACGCCTCAAGGAGCAGGACATTGCACGCGTATCGGCGGTTGATCGAAACTCCTTCCTTATCAGAAATGAACTCTCCGAAATTCCTGCCGAACTTGCGGGAAAGTTCTTATTTCATGTTGACTCACCGGTTGAACTGCCCTGTGTTGGCGATTGGGTCGCCGTGAAGTATCACAATGATGGCGCCTCGGCAATCATTCATGAGCTCTTTCCGCGAAGAACCTTTTTACGCCGAAAGCGTCCCGGCTCTGAAATTGACTTCCAGATGATTGCAGCCAACATCGATATCGCGTTCATTGTTCAGTCATGCCATTTTGACTTTAATCTGGCGAGACTGAACAGGTATCTGGTCATGGCGGCTGACGGAGATGTTGAGCCGATTGTCATTCTTGCAAAAACGGATCTGATTTCCAACAACGAGCTGCAAGAGAAGCTCGCGGCCATAAGAGAAGCCGGCATTACGAGCAGAATTATTGCGCTCAGTAATCTGAGCGGTTCCGGAGTTGAAGAGTTCCGGCAGGTATTGGCACCGTCCCGAACTTATTGTCTGCTTGGTTCATCCGGTGTAGGCAAAACGACGCTGATCAATCATCTGATAGGTCGGAATGATTTTAATACGAAAGGGGTCAGCGGAACTGGAGAGGGTACGCACACAACCACGCGTCGGCAACTCATCGTTCTTGACAACGGCGTTATGTTCATCGATACACCGGGAATGAGAGAGTTAGGTCTTCTTGGCGCTGATGAAGGTATACACAAAGGGTTTGAGGATATTATCGAGC
This region includes:
- the tssD gene encoding type VI secretion system tube protein TssD — its product is MVNNAYMIVIGQIQGKIKGPVTLAGRQDSFRVHGCSYEVVSPRDPGSGLPTGKRMHKPVTVVKDIDGASPLFMRALITNENINEVVLQFCHKDGAGRDMPYYTIRLLNAGLSGIRMLRKSDILPGAASWPSEREELSFTYQQITWKWEQGGISLTDDWKAPVV
- the rsgA gene encoding ribosome small subunit-dependent GTPase A yields the protein MIQLSDPCFDEWIEAHIDNIRLKEQDIARVSAVDRNSFLIRNELSEIPAELAGKFLFHVDSPVELPCVGDWVAVKYHNDGASAIIHELFPRRTFLRRKRPGSEIDFQMIAANIDIAFIVQSCHFDFNLARLNRYLVMAADGDVEPIVILAKTDLISNNELQEKLAAIREAGITSRIIALSNLSGSGVEEFRQVLAPSRTYCLLGSSGVGKTTLINHLIGRNDFNTKGVSGTGEGTHTTTRRQLIVLDNGVMFIDTPGMRELGLLGADEGIHKGFEDIIELSKACRFSDCSHTQESGCAVLAAIANGTLHEERYVGYLKLRKESEFHEMSYVEKRKKDRAFGRFIKNANKTKR
- a CDS encoding acetyl-CoA carboxylase biotin carboxyl carrier protein subunit, translating into MPALFPESTSTIQSIRPVPFLAPRPQVQPIADGLPDDKVCRSPIVGIVQRVNVQVGQTLQVNDLLVVLEAMKMETNITAHTAGIVKAIMASPGEAVKSGQALIEFE
- a CDS encoding methylmalonyl-CoA carboxytransferase subunit 5S — its product is MNRIIDITELTLRDAHQSLMATRLGIDDMIGACADLDEAGFWSIECWGGATYDACIRYLNEDPWDRLRTFKSLMPKTPLQMLLRGQNLLGYRHYEDEVVQRFCQKSVENGIDIFRIFDALNDLRNIETSVRAVRTAGGHAQGTISYTVSPIHTTEMFVDQARRLQDMGIDSICIKDMAALIKPQAAFDLVKGIKDACGKELRVHLHAHATTGVTLVSLMKAVEAGVDCVDTAISSMSLGPGHNPTESFVEMLEGTGYTTKVNQEKILRVKEHFSEVLGRYSEYQSKVIGVDTEIFRSQIPGGMLSNMENQLRQQGGGDRIKEVLEEIPLVRKDTGYVPLVTPTSQIVGTQAVLNVLMGRYAVLTGEFADLMLGYYGEVPGEKNPEVVEFARAHAAKEPITCRPADLMKPEWQKLRSAALALSGCNGTDEDVLTYSMFPQVAPKYFAERHEGPRNLGKDPLTGASETHPPEGHQGIITGPITYSVTMSGRQHKVTVAPYQ
- a CDS encoding penicillin-binding transpeptidase domain-containing protein — translated: MRKLLIVLLLLCLGFPACSGAQEIDTKLFGAYDTALVIVNRSSGVVSDVNPALSARRLSPCSTFKIYNTLIGLQLGLIKRADDPWYVWDGVHRDIEEWNRDLTLREAFRVSAVPAFQLLARDIGPERMKTYIERIDYGNREISAGIDTFWLPRAGNRGILISANEQVALLNKLLDGRLPFSGKQLKILRDVMLVAETPKGKLYGKTGSGKSADGNGELGWFVGFLESGGAEYVFACNITGGEYPSGKAARAIVENVFRSWNLL
- a CDS encoding alpha/beta fold hydrolase codes for the protein MKQIPRSISPEIAASQLQVMDITMNCRVLGSGHPLLMIMGYGSTMNLWESTLLEKLAEHFKVIVFDNRGIGGTQTGTQPFSIGQFAEDSAALLQSLDVEHAHVLGWSMGSLIAQELALRHPSLISKLILYAAHCDAKMFPPSPEVLTMLTDTSGTPEERGMRYISTLFPENWLHGNGQRMKEIFFRPMGTIPEESVGRQAAAIDEWNGTTGKLGEITCPTLLITGSEDKLTVPDNARYMSERIPDAELIIIENGGHGLMFQYPEIFRDSVIGFLG
- a CDS encoding acyl-CoA carboxylase subunit beta; the encoded protein is MNIDQKIQELNQRKDEIQLGGGVARIEKQHEGGSLTARERLNVLLDQDSFQETGLFARHRGTLFGMAEKEMHADGVVTGAGSVNSRLVHIACQDFTVGGGSVGEIHSAKIVQMMQSSLKTGSPFIMINDSGGARIQEGIDSLSGYGKVFYNNVMLSGVVPQISLICGPCAGGAAYSPALTDFIIQTKSARIFITGPSVIKAVTGEEVSSEDLGGPAAQMNISGVVHFIAEDDMDAIAICKRLLSFLPSNNLEDPPRKEAEETILPDKQLNEIVPVDPKQSYDVRDVIGHVVDHADFMEVQAFFASNIVIGFARLQGRSVGIVANQPCVMAGVLDINASDKAARFIRFCNAFNIPLLTFVDVPGFLPGVEQEYGGIIRHGAKMLFAYSAATVPKITVIMRKAYGGAYLAMCCKDLDADRVISWPTAEIAVMGAEGAVDVIFRNEIKKAEDPVLRRQELITEYRDTFSTPYVSASRLHVDDIIEPADTRRYLALALDILHSKREFRPQKKHGLIPL